One genomic window of Anaerofustis stercorihominis DSM 17244 includes the following:
- a CDS encoding glycerophosphodiester phosphodiesterase yields the protein MSKICAHRGMLKQKTENTISSFKEAMKYDIDSIELDVHLTKDNKLVVFHDFTLERMCDINEYIGELTYDEIKKIKINNEDNIPLFEEVLDLFTDTDINLNVELKSSSYLYNDIEHKTVNMIKDYNMEDYTIFSSFDHRALKNIKEIDKTLKVGALYEGFFENIINYAKENSFDAIHPQFLCIDENIMDKARECNIEVNCYTINTLREYNYIKNLNVDTIITNIADEILKRGE from the coding sequence ATGTCAAAAATATGCGCACATAGAGGAATGCTAAAACAAAAGACAGAAAATACAATAAGTTCGTTTAAAGAAGCTATGAAATATGATATAGACAGTATCGAACTTGATGTACATTTAACAAAAGATAATAAGTTAGTGGTTTTTCATGACTTCACACTGGAAAGAATGTGTGATATCAATGAATATATAGGAGAACTTACATATGACGAAATCAAAAAAATCAAAATAAATAATGAAGATAATATACCTCTGTTTGAAGAGGTACTTGATTTATTTACCGATACTGATATAAACTTAAACGTAGAATTAAAAAGCTCTTCATACCTTTATAATGATATTGAACACAAAACAGTAAATATGATAAAGGATTATAATATGGAAGACTATACCATATTTTCTTCATTCGACCACAGAGCACTTAAAAATATAAAAGAAATAGATAAAACATTAAAAGTCGGAGCATTATATGAAGGCTTTTTTGAAAATATAATAAATTATGCAAAAGAAAATAGCTTTGACGCCATACATCCACAATTTTTATGCATTGATGAAAATATAATGGATAAAGCGAGAGAATGTAATATTGAAGTAAATTGTTATACTATTAATACTTTAAGAGAATATAATTATATTAAAAATTTAAATGTTGATACTATTATAACTAATATCGCCGATGAAATTTTAAAACGAGGGGAATAA
- a CDS encoding TetR/AcrR family transcriptional regulator — MSFYYRRNIMSKSEDKKQFIVDNAIEVFKEKGFKDVTMKDIIDRCNISRGGIYLYFKNTQEIFEEVIKKEENNDKSLLLISQNLSNLDIIKYFLEEVKKELLNKNNNLIVATYEYIFYKFNNKENLNLSKKYSIAYETLYKIIQNGIKNKEFKVEINKTINHIIFLLEGLRISSLVIPLNEKIIDEQIENILRDFKIEK; from the coding sequence GTGTCATTTTATTACAGGAGGAATATAATGAGCAAATCAGAGGATAAAAAACAATTTATAGTTGATAATGCGATTGAGGTATTTAAAGAAAAGGGGTTTAAAGATGTAACCATGAAAGATATTATTGATAGATGTAATATCAGCAGAGGCGGTATATATCTATATTTTAAAAATACACAAGAAATTTTTGAAGAGGTCATAAAAAAAGAAGAAAATAATGATAAATCTTTACTTTTAATATCTCAAAATTTATCAAATTTAGATATAATAAAATATTTTCTTGAAGAAGTAAAAAAAGAACTTCTTAATAAAAATAACAACTTAATAGTAGCTACATACGAATATATATTTTATAAATTTAATAATAAAGAAAATTTAAATCTAAGTAAAAAATACAGCATAGCTTATGAAACACTATATAAAATTATTCAAAATGGAATCAAAAATAAAGAATTCAAGGTGGAAATAAACAAAACAATAAATCATATAATTTTCCTTCTTGAAGGACTTAGAATCTCAAGTTTAGTAATACCATTAAATGAAAAAATAATTGATGAACAAATAGAAAATATATTGAGAGATTTTAAAATTGAAAAATAA
- a CDS encoding DUF4358 domain-containing protein, translating into MKRRIAILSIVTIFCATLFMGCGKKEYITTLNLRKTANIIEELTYEKDNKNVPIFYNMTSPNEKEINKIYKIDESMLEELIIRQSALRTKSNLYILAKVKPDKKEEVKKSIDNYMIGYENTWKGQNQTEYNLVVNRSYYENNNYLIYVISYDNNKVIDAFTSSFEEKEVSK; encoded by the coding sequence ATGAAAAGAAGAATAGCTATTTTATCAATAGTCACTATATTTTGTGCTACATTATTTATGGGATGCGGTAAAAAAGAATATATAACTACTTTAAATCTCAGAAAGACAGCTAATATAATAGAGGAACTTACATATGAAAAGGATAATAAAAATGTTCCAATATTTTATAATATGACTTCTCCGAACGAGAAAGAAATCAATAAAATCTATAAAATAGACGAAAGCATGTTAGAAGAACTGATAATAAGACAATCCGCATTGAGGACAAAAAGCAATCTATATATACTTGCAAAAGTAAAGCCGGATAAAAAAGAAGAAGTTAAAAAATCCATAGATAATTATATGATCGGATATGAAAATACGTGGAAAGGTCAAAATCAGACAGAATATAATTTAGTGGTAAACAGAAGCTATTATGAAAACAACAATTATTTGATATATGTTATATCATATGATAATAACAAAGTTATAGATGCTTTCACATCATCTTTTGAAGAAAAAGAAGTATCAAAGTAA